The Solanum dulcamara chromosome 2, daSolDulc1.2, whole genome shotgun sequence region GTCAATGCTAAGTCTTGTACTACTATAATGTTCTTGTTATGTTTTCTTATTATCATTCATAATGCATTGATGGTAAGTCTGACTTGCTATTTATCTTTGAAGGTAAAATCTTTTAGTATAGTTTTGTAGTTGGTTATCTTTTCTATTTAGTTTGAGGAGTTACAAGAATATCTAGTATTTCTTAACGCTTTGCGAAAATATAAATGGTAAAATTGATAATTGATCTTATTAATACCACTTATTTAAATCAATTTATAATAattcaatttctaattaatatttaagtgtgttcaatttattttaaaaacaaaataaagcaACAAATTAGGGTAGGTTGTCTTTGAGTTTGAGTAAATGTTGTGGCACTAACTAATGCTTGCATTAGGTTAGGATGTTTGTGTATGTCACACACTTTGGGGTGCTACTCTTCTTTGAACTTTACTGATACAGAATATTTTGTGAATCGAGTTATCCTATAATAAAGCCACATATCCTAATTTAATGCGTTTAACCTTATATCCAACTTTAATTCCTTAGTGAAAATGAGAATTATTTGATTCAAAGTTGAGAACATAATTATACTCTTTACAAGAAAATGACATTGTAATAACACCCAACGAAGAAATCCATTGTTTAAGATAAAATTTAAGCATTGAATAACCTTAAAAATCTTTCAaaattctcttcttctttttttgtgatGATTATTTGATTCAAAGTTGAGAACATAATTATACTCTttacaaaaaaatgacattgTAATAACACCAACCAAGAAATCCATTATTTAAGATAAAATTTAAGTATGTATAACCTTAAAAATCTTTCAAAAtcctcttctttatttttttttgtgattgagaaataaagaaagaaggagaagaagcataatttttttttgttttaattttgtttatttgTGGAGTCCATGTTTATAtggcataaaaaataatttattttgttaggTCAAATTTTGTTATATATAGTTGATTgatttattaaagtaaaaattaataagttgaatattttattaatacaaAACAAACTTCAATAACtttgatatataatttatcatactTCAATTACATTTTAAGACATTAACTCCAAAGAATGATAACAAGAATAACTTCCTAGAGACGTAAACTATGAAGGTGCTTGCAAGTCGCTAGAGAGTGTTTTCTAGAGACATTGTTGGAATATTATTAAACAATGCTTGAAAAATAAAGGTGGGGAATTGGCAAAAACAAGGTAAAGTAAACTTCACATATGACAAACAATTGACACCGTTCCATTATAAGCACTTCAAAGGTTCACTGCAGTCCATAAGCCAAAAAAACATGTAAAATTAAGCATTTAAATGTTCTATTACTGTTTATGGTCATAGGAAATTAGTAGCCAGCAGGAGTACTTGAAGCTTAAAGGACGTTACGAAGCATTACAGCGATCACAGAGGTATATGATAATGGTATTAAGAAGAACGCTTCATTTAATTTGTTCATGCGATCTTGGAATAAGTACTCTTTTTGATGATTTGTCAATAGGAATCTTCTTGGCGAAGATCTTGGTCCTTTGAACAGCAAAGAACTTGAATCACTTGAGAGGCAGCTCGATATGTCGCTGAAACAGATCAGATCAACTCGGGTAAATTCATATATAGCCATCAATAActactaattaaaaaaaaaaagcttttGATTAGAACTGGTGTGGAACAAATCTTTTTTATTCGTAAAAAAAAGTTGATAGCCCTAGATTTGTTTTGGTTTGATTGCACTGACCACTAGTTTCCAATTTTCCAGACTCAGTTAATGTTGGATCAACTTACAGATCTTCAGAGAAAGGTAATacatttattttgataatttatgtATTAACAAATATAATCTTTGAACAATATGCCTTGAAGAGGTGGTTTTGATAGACTAAATTATGCAGCATGAACAATATGCCTTGAAGCGTGCTGCAGATATATAGTTTCTACTTGATCTATTTGTTTTCTGCTTTCTGTTGTTTAAACTGCTGTAGTAGGTGATTTTGATAGACCAGTATTACTTTTGGTATCAATAATATGTTTATTTGCCAAACAAAAAAAAGTCTTTGAGTTTTCGTACATATATTCATCACGATATGGTAACCTTTCATATGGCAGGAACATGCATTGAACGAAGCCAACAGAACCTTAAAACAAAGGGTAGGTGCATTTTCTCCATCTTTCTCCTTTCTTGGTAGTGCATCTTGTAACTATAGCATAAAGAATAATGGGTTTCGTGTAAGTGCATGTTGCGATAAAAGTTAACAGCATCAAACAATGAATGTAATATGCAGGCAAAGTCTTCTGTGTTGATACTTCAAAATAGGCTGCTACAAGACTCTTTAAATAGAAAACTTCGTAAATAAAAGAGCACGTTcattcacctaaaaaatctgaatCTAAAAGACTGATTTCACTAGTCTTATAGCCTACAGACTAGGAAATAACTTATTGACTGCTAAACAAATGCAACAAACTAACTAATAACCCACAAAGCCGGTCACGTAGCTGACATTTCCTCCCTTAAACTGAAACATCTTTCAGTTTAATTTGAAAAAACCAAGATGATCACGTAGCTTTAGGAATGATACTGATTTTAGGGGCTTTGTGAACATGTCTGCAATCTTCTCTTCAGTTCTACAATAAATAAGGCTAATCTTTGCATCCTTAGTTAGATCACGCAAGAAGTGACACTTCACATCTATATGCTTACTTCGTCCATGTTAAACTGGATTCTTTGAAAGATTAATTGCCGAAGTATTGTCACAATAAATTGACGTTGGTATTTACTTCTTAAAATGAAGTTCCTCAAGAACATTCCTCAGCCAAACAACTTGACAAGCACATCATGTTGCAGCAACGTACTCTGCCTCAGTATTCGACAAAGTAAAGATAGGTTGCTTCTTTGAAGACCAAGAAATAACTCCAGACCCCAACATAAAAACATATCTTGATGTACTTTTCTGTCCTCAATATTTCCAGCATAATCACTATCAGTGAAACCAAGAAAATCTCCAATTGCTTTCATCTGATAAAAAATTTCCAAAGTCACTAGTACCATTCAAGTACCGCAGGATCCTCGTGGCAACTTGTAGATGCATTTCTGTTGGTCTCTCCATCAATCTGCTAATAAGACTTACAACGTGCCTAACATCAGGCCTTGTTGCCGTCAAGTACATCAAGCTTCCCACAATTTGCTTGGATAAAGTGTTGTCCACCTTTCTCCCTTCAGGTTATTTTACAAGCTTCAAACTTTTCTCCATTGGTGTGCTCATAGAGTTGCAATTTTTCATCTGGAACTTTTCAAGAATATCTTACACATATTTCTTTTGAGAAATGAAAATGCCATTAGCAGATTGATTCAGTTCTAGACCAAGAAAATAATGCATCATACCCAAATCCGACATGTCAAACTCAACCATCATGTACTTCTTAAAGTTCTCAATCATAGCCACATCACTTCCGGTATAAATTAAGTCATCCACATATAAACACACCATTAAGACCTCTGCACCCTTCTTTTTAATGTAAAGAGTATGTTCATATGGACACTTTCAAAATCCCTCCTTTGAAAAATAAGCATCGATACGACTATACCAAGCTCCTGAAGCTTTTTTTAGTCCATATAAAGCCTTTTTTAATCTAAACACTTTATTCTCAGCACCTAATTTCACATAGCCAGGAGGTTGTTAGATAAATGCCTTTTCTTGAAGTTCACCATGTAGGAAGGCGAATTTCACGTCCAATTGGAAGATTTTCCAAGCATTTTGAGCAGCCAAAGCAATCATCAATCTGGTGATATCTAAATGAGCAATGGGAGAAAACACCTCTACATAGTCAACACCATATTCTTGCTTATAGCCTTTTGCTACTAAGGGGGATTTGAACTTGTTGACCTCTccattttccttcaactttattttttaaacccATTTGACATCGATGATTTTCTGATTTTCTGGAAGATTTGTTAACTCTCAAGTATCATTTCTTTCAATTGATCTAATCTCCTCATCCATGGCTTGCTTCCATTTTGGATATTTGACGGCATCGGTAAAATATATACGATCACAAtctaaaaatcaagaaaaatgacAGACtatattttcagattttctgATCCTATATAACTCATAATTTCCCATCCAGCTCGGTGCACCTCTACTACGTTGAGGACGTTCATTGTTAAACTGAGCATCACATGATTCGTGTTCAACACCTCCGGCATTTTTTAGTATTGGACTTGCTTGTGAACTGATCTCCAAAGGTTGAACAAGTtctggttcttcttcttcttcaacagAAAATGGAATATGTTGTAACGAACTATTACTCCAATACTTCTTCATCAGATATAACATCTCGactaataataattttcttGGTAATAGGATTGAACAAGCGATAAGCTTTTGATTTGTCATCAATACCAAGGAAAATACATTTCTGACCTTTATCATCCAACTTCTTCCTCACAACATCTGGAGTGTGTGCATATGTGATACACCCAAAAATCCAAAAGTACTAAACATTTGGTTTGTGCCTGCTCCAAGCTTCATAAGGTGTCATACGTTGAATAGAACTGGTAGGACATCTATTCAATATGTGAACACTCCAACGAACTGCTTCTGCCCAAAAATCTCTTGGTAAGCCACTTCTCTTCAaaagaaaatgccctatatCAAGAATTGTGCGATTTTTCCTTTCACACACCATTCTGTTGAGGTGTGTAGGCTGCGGTAAGGTGCCTTTTAATTCCATCCTTtacaaaaaattctaaaaattttaGTGAGTTGTATTTTCCACCTCGATCAGTTCACAATCACTTAATCTGATAACCAACTTCATTTTCAACAAGCactttaaacttcttaaaagtttcaaatgcttcagatttttcttttaagAAACAGACCCAAGTATTTCTGCTATAATCATCAATAAAGCTAATGAAATAACATTTACCTTCATTAGATGTAGGACTTATCGGACCATAGATATCCAAGTGCACCAACTCCAACACCTTCTTTGCCCTTCTTTGCCTGTTGGAGGTGCATAAACTTCTTTAAAGATAGAAGTGACTTTTGTGAGATACTAATCCCACAGAGGTAACCCATGACTTTTTTCTTGGGTTTGCTAAAATTCTGGACTATCATAATTACGGTACATTTATATAATCTGAAAGAACGTATGCCAGAGAAGGATCTTGGGAGCACTCCGCACCCTCCATAAAGGAAGTCTCTATATAGGAAATTGATATGACACAATCCAAACAACGATGAGaggcatcactatatatcacatattccTTCCCTTCAGTTGGTGgagtaagtataggagcttgtgTTAATAAGGATTTGAGCTTTTTAAAACTCTCTTGGCATTTGTCATCCCACAAAAACTTGACATCCTTCCTCAAGAGTTTAGTCAAAGGGgaggctataatggagaagcctttgacaaaccttctatagtatcccgctaaacccaagaaactccttacttcagttggacttttaggtggtttccattcaacaatagcttgaattttactaggatccacTTTCACACCTGCAACCGACACAATATGTCCCAGAAAGGCCACTTCAccgagccaaaattcacatttagaaagcttggcataaagcttcttctcttgCAGAATTAGCAAAACAATTTGAAGATGCTTTCCATGATCTTCACTATTCTTggagtatattaaaatatcatctataaaaatgttacaccccgcactcttgagctcggaacgtcttcttaagttccttagacactatcaggtgaaccggataagctacgacactatcaaacaactctaaggaaagaagattgtgatacccatgagaaggaaggttggaaatggagtcataagaatccaaaaggaattggaggccaagtaatgagtcgtaggactcgatttacctacgtaagctactaatttagatgtcttatacacttgagttgattaatgacataccaagcttacgtatcatggattacataggctcctaaaataagacgaaattatgaacccgcgaggaagggaaaaagatgacgcgtggcagccaatggaggagcgacacgtggcagcacctcaagcaagtaggttatgcacctacttagggtcaagtaggtgatgcagctgcttgggggtggtggaccccactgccacgtggcagcccctaattggcagcatgacacggtggccaatcatggcttgacatgtgtcaccctaaggggatgacacgtatAACCTCCAAGGCTGAccttatatacatgttaaatgaCTCATAGGGTTAGTTCCTTATCAGAAAATCTTCAGCAAAGGAAGttaaaaacaaaccctaagctaggagagaaaagggtgacggctttgggagaaaaataaggtaagtcccgatttttttccgtaaattaattatttagcgtataacacgatgatatggaagtattagtagtataaaattagagtttggtgcagcaaaaaatggacagcaagttgccacgacgttacagcacgctgaaaaaaagttcTGAGGTGCGATTTtggcaagttctagccaatttcgggaaaggtaagttcttcccctttaatttgaagtttatgaggttaaattaggatgtattacacaccttaggagctgctggaagttggggaaatggtttgaaaagttcagcgttcggaataaattaaattggagtcgctagaagtgaattgtcgtcaaaataaagtgtcgttcttgtgagttgttgctgcaggggtgtgatgtattgttgcagggcctaaatatgttctaatatgggttagggtgctgctggttgaagcaacgtgacccctcgttgcgtataattaaaggcgttacaaaataaagactagacgccctattgtaaaatcgtatttttgaataagtcgtttggggtttatgttatatattgttggtgtgaattgctgcaggttgttgttgttggttggatgtaggtcttagggtcctaattggaaattcggatagggcacattattggggaggtgctgcccaattttcgttaacgccttatcaaactaaagaactagtctaggaaacgactaaggaaatagattccattaatactaaggtgtaacctaagatgctggaaagttaagaagatttgatatgcatattactctcctgtttaataggttcaaaggacaacgaggcgaacaggataaggaataactcagacaaggtatgtgaagcttccttttggcatgtttttggaataagtacatagagctattcttcttttcttttggcatgtcttagagatAAGTtataatgatatgtatatgatatttgggatttaatccatGCGTAAAtgcctgagtatgagtcaagactctcgtttacttcttgatattagaactcctgtaatagctgagtcgttgcctttaagtcttctaggTGATGGAAACTAGTACAtctaaagcctatttcttctctCCGTTAGAATCACTTAacttttaagtaaaatgatatatgatatgggtttagaggtaattccatttatgaactctgagtgtaactcgtgacttgtagtcacttctgaccatttagggtctaaaagtagtcaaaccattattctcgagcctactatatagtgaatagtaagtggagacacaagctcctttccttgaaagctttgaatgatcaatgtctctaattgcataattgtgtctctgattgcataactgtgtctttgattgcataaaccatgtttctgattgcataagctatgtgtcattgtcttgatgcacgtctgtgattcctgaggccccaactgatgtaagcctaatgacatctaaagggcacttcggataagtaccttcctggtcttcaggtgacggttcacttgacagtttcatcgagtctcagataaggacttagttgcatatggtttttcactactctacttgtgcatgctgtaacctttctttcttcGCGTCCCACTATGGGtcggatattatgtcgggcgcagctttactacttctttcaccgcatcccgggctggatgtgtatagttccatgcacgaggagatgatgccgtacgtgaggtgtgatatatgttatatgttatgatgatacgattattcaccgagtcccgggctggctgtaatatgatagtatatgtggcgaaataagaaaggaaccccgagtccctccttagagggccgggtatggtatgtatattatgatggtacgctatagacgtacaccactccattcaccgagtccctcactaaagggccggatactttatgtaggtgTGCATAttagattagagtgatacattgtgacctctgcttttactgagccgagggtctccaggaaacagccgtcctaccttggtaggagtaaggtctgcatacattctaccctccccagaccccatgtagtgggatttcacttggttgttgttgttgttgttgtattgtgaCCTCGAGACCTGTAGTGAACCGGATGTGATACGATGACATACGTGATAAGACTATACTGTATACGaggatatgataccatatatgatgatatgaggaAATGAAATGCCTAATGATACGATGGCATGTGAATATGaggatatgattataacaccaagTTCACTAGAGAGcggggcacagcatatgataaggtgtatgatttacgtgtcctaaggtgcaggtatagtgatttgtTAATTTTTATACTCGTCTCCTGcgtccctatttcagttatggtctcagttacgatgtgttatgctttatatacttagtacatatatcgtactgaccccttttttctcggggggggctgtatttcatgcccgcaggtacagatgttcattctggagatccgtcagcttaagagttcctctcagctatgtcggaagagcttcactattctagagcctaatttttgatactggtcactaaatgtatatatatttgtacattcagaggTATGGTggaggccctgtcctgccatatattattgttgctattcctagaggtctgtagacatatgaatgtgggttgtttataagtttgtttcgacggtgcctatatggcatgttgtaaatattttgttatgttgtgtcagcctcatcggcgcgtgccctttcatgatacgatacgaatgaaagaagctacaggtacatgaaaaagttttaaactattaaagtttttgtgtatagtatcacatcacaca contains the following coding sequences:
- the LOC129880565 gene encoding agamous-like MADS-box protein AGL9 homolog isoform X2, translated to MGRGRVELKRIENKINRQVTFAKRRNGLLKKAYELSVLCDAEVALIIFSNRGKLYEFCSSSSMLRTLERYQKCNYGAPETNISTREALEISSQQEYLKLKGRYEALQRSQRNLLGEDLGPLNSKELESLERQLDMSLKQIRSTRTQLMLDQLTDLQRKEHALNEANRTLKQRVQMFILEIRQLKSSSQLCRKSFTILEPNF